The bacterium genomic interval TCCCGGAATTCACGGTCCTCGATAGCCTTTTCCAGGTTCCTGTTGGTGGCCGCAATAAGGCGGACATCCACCTCCCTGGTCCGGGTCTCTCCTACACGCCGAATCTCCCCGGAGTCGACGGCTCTCAGGAGCTTGGCCTGAAGTTCCAGGGATATATCACCGATCTCATCAAGGAACAGGGTCCCGCCGTCGGCCTCTTCAAAAAGCCCCTTTTTGTCGGAAACGGCCCCTGTAAAGGCACCCTTGACGTGGCCAAAAAGTTCGCTGTCAAGGACTCCGGCTGCTATTGCGGTGCAGTTAATGGCGATGAGATGCCGGTCTGCCCTGTCGCCGGCCCTTTGAATGGCCCTGGCCACAAGTTCCTTGCCGGTGCCGCTCTCCCCACGGATCAGTACTGTGGTGGGCGTTGGGGCTACCCGGCTGATAATCTCCTGAATCTGCCTGACCTGCTTTGAAACGCCTACCATTTCTGATGATGACGTGACGTTATTGAGTTGCTTCTGGATGATCTCGTACTTCTGGACCAGTTCCTCGTTGTGACTGGACAACTCACGGATGAGATAGGGGAAACACATCTCCAGTTTGGCCAGTCCGTGGACAACGGCTTTGGCTTTCTCCCTGCAGGTAGGAAACCCGCAGGCCCCGCAGTTCAGTTCTTCCTCTGAGGTGTTCATGCCCAGGGTATCCAACACCTGCTGGATGGCCTCGGGTGCCGGTTCCACCAACTCTGATGAACGGTCCACATAGGGTTTTATCAGGTCGATATGCTCCCCCTCAGCCAGGGGTATGGGAACCTCAGCGGCCTCTTCGATGACCCTGGCGAGGAGATCCTGACGCTGAAACAGGGTAAGATCCGTTCCCACACCGTGGGAAGCGTCCTCAATGGTGCAGTATTTAACCATCGCCAGGCCGTGCCTGAACGATCCGCTGTTTACTTCGTTTAAAAAGGCCAGTGAGCGGCCTTCTCCGGAGACAGCCAGGATACGGGAACGTTTGGATTCGCCTCCCGGGACCAGCCTGGCGAGAAAATCACGGGTGAGCCAATACTGACCGCCGGCCAGAAGGTGAGAACGGTAGTCGAAGGAACCCTCTGTTTTAAACTTGTATCCCTTATCTGAGAGCCAGCCCTTCAGTTCACTGAAGGTAACGACCGCATCGATATCGGTTTCGAAACCGGGTTTGGCCATTTTACCTTTGGTTGCGAGGCACGATGAAGCCAGCACGATCCTGATGGGGCTTTCAGAGCGGCTTTTAAGATAGCGCGCTGTGCCCACGGCAGGGATGACTACCGGGATCATATATGGGATCAGGTTGGGTGTGTGTTTTTCTACATAGGAAGAAGATATGAGACATAAAGACCCGATAAACGGGTTATTTTTCTTTTCAAGGATAGTTTCATAGGCCTTAAGCACATACTCGACGGCCAGGAGAGAAGACTGAACCTGGGCGAATCCCTCTTTCTCCAGTATGGCCTGAAAATCATCGGGAGAGATGTCTGGGAAGGTGATGGGCCAGTTGGTATCGAGAAGGATAATGGTAGGCTTCTGGCCGCCCAGAATGGTTTCCATTCTTTTTAAGGTATCGGTCACCTTGATCGCTCCCTGGCTGCAGGCATCAACACAATGGCCGCAATTAATGCAGCGGGTGTGGGAGATGGTGGTGCCATCTTCCTCCACATTGATAGCGTTAACCGGGCAGACCCGGACACAGGCATAACATTTCTTGCAGCGGGATTTGTCGGTAGTGATGATCTTCATGGGGCCACCCTTACGTTAATCAAGTCAAATGCATTCACCTTCCGGGTCCATATTCCCGGCTGAACAGTTATTACTTAATACATAAACAGGTTTGTGTCAAATATGGCTCAAATAAGAAAGTTGTGTGCCACACAAAGAAAGAGGGAAGGCTAATGCCTTCCCTCTTTGCCTAGGGGGGGTCCTAGGATTTACCAGGTCGTGGACCATGATAACTCTATAATCGGGAGTAAAACTCCTAATTGTTCAGTGCGTTGCGGTACTTGCTCCTGGTCTGGGTGTTAAACTCTGCCTCGTACGTAAAGCGCATGGCTTCGGCTATGGTCCTTTTTAAGGTAAACTCGCTAGCGGGTTTCCTTACGACGACCTTCATCTTGGCCATTCTTCTAAAAACTTCTACATCGATCATTTTCGCGCTTCTTGCCATTTGGTGCCTCCTTGACTCTTTCGAGTGCCGTTTTTGGCCAACACCCGTTATTAATTTTATCGTTCCAGGTTGTTATCGATTGTCTGTCGAGTCTAGAGCAAGAGCCATGCCAGAAACTGTTAAGTATGGTTATTCAATGGAAGAGCAGGGCGCATTTGGCACAGACTTTCATGTAAGAAGGAAAAGCTTTTAAAAACAATTACATACATCTAAATTAACAGGAAATTATCT includes:
- a CDS encoding sigma 54-interacting transcriptional regulator, with the protein product MKIITTDKSRCKKCYACVRVCPVNAINVEEDGTTISHTRCINCGHCVDACSQGAIKVTDTLKRMETILGGQKPTIILLDTNWPITFPDISPDDFQAILEKEGFAQVQSSLLAVEYVLKAYETILEKKNNPFIGSLCLISSSYVEKHTPNLIPYMIPVVIPAVGTARYLKSRSESPIRIVLASSCLATKGKMAKPGFETDIDAVVTFSELKGWLSDKGYKFKTEGSFDYRSHLLAGGQYWLTRDFLARLVPGGESKRSRILAVSGEGRSLAFLNEVNSGSFRHGLAMVKYCTIEDASHGVGTDLTLFQRQDLLARVIEEAAEVPIPLAEGEHIDLIKPYVDRSSELVEPAPEAIQQVLDTLGMNTSEEELNCGACGFPTCREKAKAVVHGLAKLEMCFPYLIRELSSHNEELVQKYEIIQKQLNNVTSSSEMVGVSKQVRQIQEIISRVAPTPTTVLIRGESGTGKELVARAIQRAGDRADRHLIAINCTAIAAGVLDSELFGHVKGAFTGAVSDKKGLFEEADGGTLFLDEIGDISLELQAKLLRAVDSGEIRRVGETRTREVDVRLIAATNRNLEKAIEDREFREDLFYRLNTITIRLPPLRERRDDIPLLVEHLLLKSCARVNKQVHGVSERAMEIILDYHWPGNIRELENVIERAVVLAPPAGSLVLIEPEHLPKELEAPSIPGSTIEIGSGIDYRAMRDQSVGEVEKKLLLHYLQTSGGNVTKACAMAGIPRRTFYRMMEKQGIRAKEVVK